From the Candidatus Saccharibacteria bacterium genome, the window GACTATATTTTCTCGCGAGAATCACGATGGAACGCGGCCGCCATGAATGCCGGAGGATGCGGTGGTTTGGGGCAGGCCTGTCCTGCCGGCAAGCTGGCCGCAGTGTGTCCTACTTGGCAAGCCGACGCTGTTTGTCAGACGAAGTTTTTTAGTGGCTATGCCATTGGGCGCTATGGTAGCTGGCAGGGGGCGTACAATGCTTGGCTGACAAAACACTGGTGGTAAGACAGCCGGTTTGCAAGCGCATTACGGGCAAACTGCTACAATGAAGAGGTGAAAGAGACGTCTCCCAAAAAATCGCTCGGGCAGCACTGGCTGCATGACGAACCTACACTTGACTCAATCTGTGACGCCGCACAGGTGACCATAGGAGACAATGTTCTAGAAATTGGCCCCGGTCTTGGTACGCTCACGGCCAGATTACTGCAGCGGGGTGCCCATGTCACCGCAGTCGAGTTCGACAGTCACCTAGCGCAAACCCTAAAACAAACCCTTACCCGACACTCAAAGGACAGTCCTCTGAAAATGGAGGATATTCAGAATTTGACGGTGTTAGAGGGGGATATTTTACAGTTTAACTTACAACAGCTCCCAGAGGGATACAAAGTGGTGGCAAATATACCGTACTACCTGACAAGCAATCTTATACGGGTTTTGTGTGAAAGCCCAAACCGTTTCAGTACGGCGGCACTGCTCATCCAAAAAGAAGT encodes:
- the rsmA gene encoding ribosomal RNA small subunit methyltransferase A, whose translation is MKETSPKKSLGQHWLHDEPTLDSICDAAQVTIGDNVLEIGPGLGTLTARLLQRGAHVTAVEFDSHLAQTLKQTLTRHSKDSPLKMEDIQNLTVLEGDILQFNLQQLPEGYKVVANIPYYLTSNLIRVLCESPNRFSTAALLIQKEVAERVVAQPGKMSLLSVSTQFYCEVSLGAFVPAKLFTPPPKVDSQVLILHRREKPLFNDVDTKQFFKIVKAGFSQKRKTLLNSLSGGLGADKQQVSVLLETAQLAPSRRAQTLSLTEWHQLYLVAFDSGMQKP